In Hyphomicrobiales bacterium 4NK60-0047b, a single genomic region encodes these proteins:
- a CDS encoding glutamate-5-semialdehyde dehydrogenase gives MNMALNNSANSTEIETIMNDLGARAKQAARKLASAPSAQKNKALEIMAEKIEETSDHILAANLKDVLASKEAGKDAAFIDRLELTPERIAGMANGLREIARLDDPVGKTLATWERPNGLEISRVQVPLGVIGIIYESRPNVTADAGGLCLKAGNAAILRGGSDSFHSSHAIEDALKAGLVAADLPEAAIQLVPTTDRQAVGEMLKGLNGTVDVIVPRGGKSLVGRVQSEARVPVFSHLEGICHIYVDKSAKPEMAEEIVVNAKLRRTGVCGAAETLLIDKEFSQEHTKSLLLALLDAGALIKADASLQSFDDRIEAATPEDWDTEYLDSIISARLVEGVDDAIEHIASHSSNHTESIIAEDTSAIDAFFNKVDSAIVMHNASTQFADGGEFGMGAEIGIATGKMHARGPVGVDQLTSFKYIVRGSGQIRPA, from the coding sequence ATGAATATGGCATTAAATAATTCAGCAAACAGCACTGAGATTGAGACCATTATGAATGATCTCGGAGCGCGTGCAAAACAAGCCGCTCGCAAACTTGCATCAGCACCAAGTGCTCAAAAAAACAAAGCCCTTGAAATTATGGCTGAAAAAATCGAAGAAACGTCTGACCATATTTTAGCTGCCAACCTTAAAGATGTCCTTGCTTCTAAAGAAGCTGGTAAAGATGCAGCTTTTATTGACCGGCTTGAACTTACCCCGGAACGTATTGCGGGCATGGCGAATGGTCTTAGAGAAATCGCCCGCTTAGATGACCCTGTTGGGAAAACGCTTGCCACCTGGGAGCGACCGAATGGTTTGGAGATTTCACGGGTACAAGTTCCTTTGGGTGTCATCGGGATTATTTATGAAAGCCGCCCGAATGTAACGGCTGATGCTGGCGGTCTTTGCTTGAAGGCTGGCAACGCAGCTATTCTTCGGGGTGGATCTGATAGCTTTCATTCTTCGCACGCCATTGAAGATGCGTTAAAGGCAGGTTTGGTGGCAGCTGATTTACCTGAGGCTGCGATACAGTTAGTGCCGACAACGGATCGGCAAGCGGTTGGTGAAATGCTTAAGGGTTTAAATGGCACTGTTGATGTGATTGTCCCGCGCGGTGGCAAGAGCCTTGTTGGCCGAGTACAATCTGAAGCTCGTGTGCCAGTGTTTAGTCACCTTGAAGGTATCTGTCATATCTATGTTGATAAATCAGCGAAGCCTGAGATGGCAGAAGAAATTGTAGTGAATGCAAAACTGCGACGCACTGGTGTTTGCGGCGCGGCTGAAACTTTGCTTATCGACAAAGAGTTTTCTCAAGAGCATACCAAATCACTCTTGCTTGCCTTGCTCGATGCAGGAGCTCTGATAAAAGCTGATGCAAGTCTACAATCTTTTGATGATCGTATTGAAGCGGCGACGCCAGAAGACTGGGATACTGAATATCTTGATAGCATTATTTCTGCTCGCCTCGTAGAAGGTGTTGATGATGCGATTGAGCATATTGCGAGCCATAGCTCAAACCATACAGAATCTATCATTGCAGAAGATACGTCAGCGATTGATGCCTTCTTTAATAAAGTGGATAGCGCGATTGTTATGCACAATGCGTCAACGCAATTTGCTGATGGTGGTGAATTTGGCATGGGAGCAGAGATTGGCATTGCAACTGGTAAAATGCATGCTCGTGGCCCTGTTGGTGTCGACCAATTGACGAGCTTTAAATATATTGTTCGTGGCTCTGGTCAGATTAGACCAGCATAG
- a CDS encoding nicotinate-nucleotide adenylyltransferase: MSTLQPAKNLGSQPAANFGSLTVRPPQIASGQRIGILGGSFNPPHDGHRNLSLMALKTLELDRVWWLVTPGNPIKSHSGLTALNERVQAAEAVSSHPRIDVTAFEASLPTNYTADTLQFLKRRFSGVDFVWLMGADNLVSFHKWQKWKTIFHTMPIAVFDRPGYMMKALSSPAAQTFAKARITNGHAIRLAHQPPPSWQFISIPLSHLSSTDLRNS, from the coding sequence ATGTCTACCCTGCAACCTGCAAAAAATTTAGGCTCACAACCGGCAGCCAATTTTGGTAGCCTAACGGTTCGCCCACCGCAAATTGCTAGTGGCCAACGCATTGGGATTTTGGGTGGTTCGTTTAACCCGCCACATGATGGGCATCGCAACTTGAGCCTGATGGCTTTGAAAACTTTAGAGCTGGACCGGGTTTGGTGGTTGGTCACACCTGGTAATCCGATTAAATCTCACTCTGGTCTTACTGCTTTAAATGAGCGAGTTCAAGCAGCTGAAGCTGTTAGCTCTCATCCTCGCATTGATGTAACCGCTTTTGAAGCGTCTCTGCCGACCAATTACACGGCTGACACATTGCAGTTCTTAAAGCGGCGGTTTAGCGGTGTTGATTTTGTTTGGTTGATGGGGGCTGACAATCTTGTTTCTTTTCATAAATGGCAAAAGTGGAAAACTATTTTTCATACGATGCCAATTGCTGTCTTTGATCGGCCGGGATATATGATGAAAGCGCTCTCGAGCCCCGCTGCTCAAACCTTTGCGAAAGCCCGCATCACAAACGGCCACGCCATTCGTTTGGCGCACCAACCTCCGCCCTCATGGCAATTTATTTCGATTCCCCTTTCTCATCTCTCATCTACTGATCTTAGAAATAGCTAA
- the rlmH gene encoding 23S rRNA (pseudouridine(1915)-N(3))-methyltransferase RlmH encodes MMQFDILAVGRLKQEAELKLQTRYMERISKSGPSLGIKSIQLTEFVEAKSQDVSTRKSDEASRMLASLPKGAFLIALDERGKSFSTADFSKQLQLKRDEGHSSLCFALGGPDGHGVELLNQASMKFSLSPMTLPHGFARVFLIEQLYRVLTIWSGHPYHRE; translated from the coding sequence ATGATGCAATTTGATATTTTAGCTGTTGGTCGCTTGAAACAAGAGGCTGAGCTTAAGCTTCAAACACGTTATATGGAGCGGATCAGTAAATCTGGTCCCTCACTAGGTATTAAGTCCATTCAGTTAACTGAATTTGTTGAAGCTAAATCTCAAGATGTAAGCACCAGAAAATCTGACGAAGCAAGCCGCATGCTTGCCTCATTACCGAAAGGTGCTTTTCTCATCGCATTGGATGAAAGAGGCAAGAGCTTTTCAACCGCTGATTTTTCGAAACAACTACAACTTAAAAGAGATGAAGGACATAGCTCTTTATGTTTTGCTCTTGGTGGCCCTGATGGACATGGGGTTGAACTTTTAAACCAGGCGTCTATGAAATTCTCTCTCTCTCCAATGACTTTGCCGCACGGATTTGCACGCGTCTTTTTAATCGAACAGCTTTATCGCGTCCTGACCATCTGGTCTGGGCATCCTTATCACAGGGAGTGA
- a CDS encoding peptidoglycan DD-metalloendopeptidase family protein yields the protein MICVLVGLSTNIFPSLGFIQTANAQSDEDNVTPQTETAEQMRKRLAEEKLKLKAIQSKKLGVNKQVKQLDFERARLNKLLIDYAQRIQKSEGNLTNLESKISNLHNKEDKLRQSMLKRRVAIADMLGLLQRMARNPPPIMATHRDDSLKMVRSAMLMSNILPKLKTQADSLKGELTNLINLKTTITKQTEQLRIQNAEMESDQLRVKELLQEKNSRILSHNKELQEFEQRAKSHSKSVASLGDLIAKVDLEMKRKTELGAYENQLIVDEKLAKEKFGNKAAVELTPDEKRKAFIDPGRIKPALPFGKAKHTLSLPVRGKQLRRFGDKDKYGSSSKGISIQTRANAQITSPSDGWIAYAGKFRSYGQLLIINAGGGYHILLAGLDRIDVKTSQFVLAGEPIGVMKEPIDLSDAEKKTKGNNAKRGDKTSSQPVLYVEFRKDGRPIDPNPWWSGGQVANDQN from the coding sequence ATGATTTGTGTCTTGGTGGGACTTTCGACAAATATTTTTCCGTCACTTGGGTTTATTCAAACAGCCAATGCCCAAAGCGATGAAGACAACGTTACCCCTCAAACTGAAACAGCCGAGCAGATGCGCAAGAGGCTGGCTGAAGAGAAACTCAAACTCAAGGCCATTCAGTCAAAAAAACTTGGCGTGAACAAACAAGTTAAGCAATTAGACTTTGAAAGAGCACGGTTGAATAAATTATTGATTGATTATGCTCAACGGATTCAAAAGAGTGAAGGCAATTTAACCAACCTCGAGTCTAAAATTTCTAATCTGCACAACAAAGAAGATAAGTTGCGCCAATCTATGCTGAAGCGCCGGGTGGCTATTGCTGATATGCTTGGACTCTTGCAAAGGATGGCACGCAACCCGCCGCCGATTATGGCCACTCACCGTGATGACAGTTTAAAAATGGTGCGCAGTGCGATGTTGATGTCCAACATTCTGCCGAAGCTTAAAACGCAGGCTGACAGTCTCAAAGGTGAGCTGACTAACCTGATCAACTTAAAGACAACAATTACCAAGCAGACAGAACAACTGCGCATTCAAAACGCTGAGATGGAATCTGACCAATTGCGGGTCAAAGAATTATTGCAGGAAAAGAACTCTCGTATTCTTAGCCACAATAAAGAGCTGCAAGAATTTGAACAACGAGCTAAATCTCACTCCAAATCCGTTGCCAGTCTAGGCGATCTTATTGCAAAAGTTGACCTGGAGATGAAACGCAAAACAGAACTCGGGGCTTATGAAAATCAACTGATTGTTGATGAAAAGCTGGCCAAGGAGAAGTTCGGCAATAAGGCTGCTGTTGAACTTACGCCCGATGAAAAAAGAAAAGCCTTTATTGACCCTGGCCGCATTAAACCGGCGCTTCCATTTGGCAAAGCCAAGCATACGCTCTCCTTGCCCGTACGAGGCAAGCAATTACGCCGTTTTGGCGACAAGGATAAATATGGCAGCTCTTCAAAGGGGATTAGTATCCAGACACGAGCAAATGCCCAAATTACGTCACCATCGGATGGTTGGATAGCTTATGCTGGGAAATTTCGCTCTTATGGGCAACTTCTCATCATTAATGCTGGAGGTGGTTATCATATTCTTCTAGCCGGCTTGGACCGTATTGATGTGAAAACCTCTCAATTTGTTTTGGCTGGTGAGCCGATTGGTGTCATGAAAGAACCGATTGACCTCTCTGACGCAGAGAAAAAGACAAAAGGAAACAATGCTAAAAGGGGCGATAAAACGTCTTCTCAGCCGGTATTGTATGTAGAATTTAGGAAAGATGGTCGTCCGATTGACCCTAATCCATGGTGGTCTGGTGGACAGGTTGCCAATGATCAAAACTAG
- a CDS encoding S41 family peptidase — translation MNFKTFTSCLALVTAGAIIGGTFVGSRNESLAQSGNTSIYRHLDLFGDVLERVRNDYVERPDDKKLIESAINGMLTSLDPHSAYLSPESLSDMQVQTRGEFGGLGIEVRMENKLVKVISPIDGTPAADAGILPGDYISALDGEQVEGLTLKEAVDRMRGPVGSEITITILRKNVKEPFEVKLKRAVIQINKVSHRIEGGDIGYVRLPSFHERTASGLQEAVNEIHKKISQDKVKGYIIDLRNNPGGLLEQAIKVSDAFLDEGAIVITRGRNLEETQRANARRGDITNGKKIIVLINGGSASASEIVAGALLDHKRATIVGSRSFGKGSVQTIIPLGQNGAIRLTTALYYTPSVTSIQAKGIVPNITVNQELPEEFKGKPIKTKGEASLRGHISVNEKKEEEHGSLSYVPKDAKKDTQLQYAIKLLHGEVTPPPMEEKKSSELKKPAEKTAAKKDSTPVQPPAKEDASSKEKPVSPEAPVAKPNEN, via the coding sequence ATGAATTTTAAAACTTTTACATCATGTCTTGCTCTTGTTACCGCTGGCGCGATCATTGGAGGAACATTTGTTGGATCTCGAAACGAATCGTTAGCACAATCAGGAAATACCAGCATTTATCGCCATCTGGATTTATTTGGTGATGTTCTAGAGCGTGTTCGCAATGATTATGTTGAACGGCCTGATGATAAGAAACTCATTGAAAGTGCCATTAATGGCATGCTGACCTCACTTGACCCTCACTCAGCTTATCTAAGCCCTGAAAGCCTAAGTGATATGCAGGTGCAGACGCGCGGTGAGTTTGGTGGCCTTGGTATTGAAGTTCGCATGGAAAATAAGCTTGTGAAAGTTATTAGTCCCATTGATGGAACTCCTGCAGCCGATGCGGGTATTCTTCCCGGTGATTATATTAGCGCACTAGATGGCGAACAAGTTGAGGGACTAACCCTTAAAGAAGCTGTCGATCGCATGAGAGGACCTGTTGGTTCTGAAATTACGATTACGATTCTTCGCAAGAATGTAAAAGAGCCTTTTGAGGTCAAATTAAAACGCGCTGTTATCCAGATCAATAAAGTTAGTCATCGTATTGAGGGCGGTGATATTGGGTATGTTCGTCTACCTTCATTCCATGAGCGTACTGCATCTGGCCTTCAAGAAGCTGTCAATGAAATTCATAAAAAGATCTCTCAGGACAAAGTCAAAGGTTATATCATTGACCTTCGGAACAATCCTGGCGGGCTTCTTGAGCAAGCGATTAAAGTTTCAGATGCATTCCTTGATGAAGGTGCAATCGTGATTACCCGCGGACGTAATCTTGAAGAAACTCAACGAGCCAATGCACGTCGAGGTGATATTACAAATGGCAAGAAAATTATTGTGCTCATTAATGGTGGGTCTGCTTCAGCATCTGAGATTGTTGCGGGTGCCCTTCTTGATCATAAGAGAGCAACCATTGTTGGCTCGCGCTCATTTGGTAAAGGCTCAGTTCAAACGATTATTCCACTTGGACAAAATGGTGCCATTCGCCTGACAACTGCGCTTTATTACACGCCATCTGTTACATCCATTCAGGCAAAGGGGATCGTGCCTAACATCACTGTTAATCAAGAGCTTCCTGAAGAATTTAAAGGCAAGCCGATTAAAACGAAGGGTGAAGCAAGTTTACGCGGTCATATTTCAGTGAATGAGAAGAAGGAAGAAGAACACGGATCTCTTTCATATGTTCCGAAAGATGCGAAAAAAGATACGCAATTACAATATGCGATCAAGTTGCTTCATGGTGAAGTTACACCACCTCCAATGGAGGAGAAAAAGTCTTCTGAACTGAAGAAACCTGCTGAAAAAACAGCAGCGAAAAAAGATAGCACTCCAGTTCAGCCGCCGGCTAAAGAGGATGCAAGTTCAAAAGAAAAGCCCGTTTCACCAGAAGCACCCGTTGCAAAACCTAATGAAAATTAG
- a CDS encoding divergent polysaccharide deacetylase family protein, which produces MFFTIMSLINAPLGGQPFTVAKLTDRKKAELKLADQLAALAAEKNKKPVTKEVSSQKEPRYFNSARKNSVVKSGENTALKRKDGPFKHLKNGIPSANTLELVDIKNNGLSLVPDNDLVEKSKYGPLPRIAHNGKRAQDVYARPNYSKYFKDKNIKTVSILVTNLGLSQPVSDNAIEKLPPEVTLSFNPYASQLSSWVKRARRSGHELMLQVPMEPFDYPDNDPGPHTLLSGLSDTVNIQRLKWIMARMTGYIGMVNINGSKFSSDEGAMHPILHELKVRGLTFMDAHPQAPEVSYQVAREIKLDYLQGAVILDRVMSKKAIDQSLKKLEDLARTQGSAIGVMSGLPLSIQRLTEWSASLKKKGIHLVPISTTLIKPS; this is translated from the coding sequence ATGTTTTTCACAATCATGAGCCTTATTAATGCTCCTTTGGGCGGCCAACCCTTTACGGTAGCAAAGCTCACCGATCGCAAAAAAGCTGAATTGAAACTGGCTGACCAGCTTGCAGCTCTTGCTGCAGAAAAAAACAAAAAGCCTGTCACAAAAGAGGTTTCTAGCCAAAAAGAGCCTAGATACTTTAACAGTGCCAGAAAAAACAGTGTTGTAAAGAGCGGTGAGAATACCGCATTAAAGCGTAAAGATGGGCCTTTTAAACATCTAAAAAACGGTATTCCTTCAGCAAACACGCTCGAACTTGTCGATATAAAAAATAATGGCTTATCTCTTGTTCCTGATAATGATCTAGTTGAAAAATCAAAATATGGCCCTTTACCTCGTATTGCTCATAATGGTAAGCGAGCACAAGATGTTTATGCACGGCCTAATTACTCAAAATATTTTAAAGACAAAAACATTAAGACCGTTTCCATATTGGTAACCAACCTTGGTCTTTCACAGCCTGTGAGTGATAATGCAATTGAAAAATTACCTCCTGAGGTAACACTTTCATTTAACCCGTATGCCAGTCAATTAAGCAGCTGGGTAAAACGCGCTCGTCGTAGTGGTCATGAGCTTATGCTACAAGTTCCCATGGAACCGTTTGATTATCCTGATAATGACCCAGGTCCTCATACGCTTTTGAGCGGGCTTTCTGACACAGTCAATATACAAAGATTAAAATGGATCATGGCTCGGATGACGGGTTATATTGGAATGGTCAATATTAATGGCAGTAAATTTAGTTCCGATGAAGGCGCTATGCATCCTATTTTGCATGAATTAAAGGTCCGAGGTTTGACTTTTATGGATGCGCATCCGCAGGCACCTGAGGTTTCTTATCAAGTTGCTAGAGAAATTAAGCTCGACTATCTGCAAGGGGCCGTTATTCTTGATCGTGTTATGAGTAAAAAGGCAATTGATCAGTCTTTGAAAAAACTTGAAGACCTTGCCCGAACACAAGGTTCGGCCATTGGTGTAATGTCTGGCCTCCCTTTAAGTATACAAAGGCTTACGGAGTGGTCTGCTTCATTAAAGAAAAAAGGCATTCACCTTGTACCTATTTCAACGACGCTGATTAAGCCAAGTTGA
- a CDS encoding hypothetical protein (possible pseudo due to internal stop codon), with protein MNTEQIWTKYRTRLKSFLHSKVSSPDDVEDLLQDIMIKVFNRLDTLDGDEKLQS; from the coding sequence ATGAATACAGAACAAATTTGGACTAAGTACCGAACTCGCTTGAAATCATTCTTGCATTCCAAGGTATCAAGTCCCGATGATGTTGAAGATCTATTGCAAGATATAATGATCAAAGTGTTCAATCGACTTGATACGCTGGATGGTGATGAGAAACTTCAGTCATGA
- a CDS encoding hypothetical protein (possible pseudo due to internal stop codon) → MAIDIEGQSQKDYAIEHSFSYSTLKSRVKKGRLALRALFENSCYLTLDAQGNISDYQSKTDNCKKC, encoded by the coding sequence ATGGCCATAGATATTGAGGGACAATCTCAAAAAGATTATGCCATTGAACATTCTTTCTCATATTCGACACTTAAATCTCGCGTTAAGAAAGGTCGTTTGGCGCTACGCGCACTTTTTGAAAATAGTTGCTATCTGACGCTTGATGCTCAAGGGAACATATCAGATTATCAATCAAAAACAGATAATTGCAAAAAATGTTGA
- a CDS encoding glutathione S-transferase family protein (frameshifted, insertion/deletion at around 208668), producing the protein MLEAKYIPYEIEYIDLKNKPRWFLDISPTGQVPLLVTETGDSLFESDAIVEYIDEVSKPLIADLSPEQRAINKAWSYQASKHYLVQCLTMQSDSKEVLTERSEKLNKAFEKADKFLGNGSFFCGETISKVDIAWLPLLHRALLVENHSGFHFLTNYPKVKILQKKLEGTGLFDKSVPDDFYESFSNFYLAERTFLGRGADFSEPSVEVVTTTSSSCCG; encoded by the coding sequence ATGCTTGAAGCCAAGTATATTCCTTATGAGATTGAGTATATTGACCTTAAAAATAAACCACGGTGGTTTCTAGATATTTCACCAACAGGTCAAGTTCCCCTTCTTGTGACTGAAACTGGGGACAGTCTTTTTGAATCGGACGCTATTGTTGAATATATTGATGAAGTTAGTAAACCATTGATTGCTGATTTGTCCCCTGAACAACGAGCAATAAACAAGGCATGGAGTTATCAGGCATCAAAACACTATCTTGTCCAATGCTTAACAATGCAAAGTGATAGCAAGGAAGTTCTTACTGAACGCAGTGAAAAACTTAACAAGGCATTTGAGAAGGCTGATAAATTTCTCGGAAATGGGTCATTTTTTTGTGGTGAAACAATCAGCAAGGTTGATATAGCTTGGCTTCCATTACTCCACCGTGCTCTGCTTGTAGAGAACCATTCCGGTTTTCACTTCTTGACCAACTATCCAAAGGTCAAAATTTTACAAAAGAAATTGGAAGGTACTGGCCTCTTTGACAAATCAGTACCTGATGACTTTTATGAATCTTTCTCGAACTTCTATCTGGCAGAACGTACGTTTCTTGGTCGTGGTGCTGATTTTTCGGAACCATCTGTAGAAGTTGTAACAACCACAAGCTCAAGTTGTTGTGGCTGA
- a CDS encoding F0F1 ATP synthase subunit epsilon, translating to MADTFKFELVSPERLLVSQDVKSVRVPGDEGDYLVLPDHSPLMSTLRPGILVVDSEDGEKSYFVKGGFADTGSNSLTILAELAVTLDDMSADDKAAQIAEAKATAEDATDDLLIRHCNETVDCLEAAH from the coding sequence ATGGCTGATACATTTAAATTCGAGCTAGTATCTCCAGAGCGTCTCCTTGTTTCACAAGATGTGAAATCAGTGCGCGTCCCTGGTGATGAAGGGGATTACCTCGTTTTACCTGATCACTCACCATTAATGTCGACCTTGCGTCCTGGCATTTTGGTTGTAGATAGTGAAGACGGTGAAAAGAGTTACTTCGTCAAAGGTGGCTTTGCTGACACCGGCTCAAACAGCCTAACGATCCTGGCTGAGCTAGCTGTGACACTCGACGATATGTCTGCAGATGACAAAGCTGCTCAAATCGCTGAAGCAAAAGCAACAGCTGAAGATGCTACAGATGATCTGCTAATTCGTCATTGTAATGAAACAGTTGATTGTTTAGAAGCTGCTCATTAA
- the atpD gene encoding F0F1 ATP synthase subunit beta: protein MAEQSVGRIRQVMGAVVDVQFDGELPAILNALETENNGKRLVLEVAQHLGENTVRTIAMDVTEGLVRGHEVRDTGSSISVPVGDETLGRIMNVIGEPVDEAGDIGTETRRPIHAEAPAFQDQSTESEILVTGIKVVDLLAPYAKGGKIGLFGGAGVGKTVLIMELINNIAKTHGGYSVFAGVGERTREGNDLYWEMIESGVNKEGGGEGSKAALVYGQMNEPPGARARIALSGLTIAEHFRDQGQDVLFFVDNIFRFTQAGSEVSALLGRIPSAVGYQPTLGTDMGGMQERITSTTTGSITSVQAVYVPADDLTDPAPASTFAHLDATTVLSRSIAEKGIYPAVDPLDSTSRVLDPRILGEEHYAIARQVQEILQKYKSLQDIIAILGMDELSEEDKLVVARARKIERFLSQPFDVAEVFTGSPGVQVPLKDTIEGFKGLVEGDYDHLPEQAFYLVGSIDEAVKKAEKLAAEAA from the coding sequence ATGGCGGAACAATCAGTTGGTCGAATTCGACAAGTTATGGGCGCGGTGGTTGACGTGCAGTTCGATGGTGAACTGCCTGCTATCCTAAATGCGCTTGAAACAGAAAATAATGGCAAACGTCTCGTTCTTGAAGTAGCTCAGCACTTGGGCGAAAACACAGTTCGTACAATTGCTATGGACGTGACAGAAGGTCTGGTACGTGGCCACGAAGTAAGAGACACTGGTTCTTCAATTTCAGTACCTGTCGGTGACGAAACATTGGGCCGCATCATGAACGTGATCGGTGAGCCAGTTGACGAAGCTGGTGATATCGGCACAGAAACTCGCCGTCCAATTCACGCTGAAGCTCCTGCATTCCAGGACCAATCAACTGAATCAGAAATCCTTGTAACTGGTATTAAAGTTGTTGACCTACTAGCGCCTTACGCTAAGGGTGGTAAAATTGGTCTCTTCGGTGGTGCCGGTGTTGGTAAAACCGTTTTGATTATGGAACTGATCAACAACATTGCGAAAACCCACGGTGGTTATTCAGTGTTCGCGGGTGTAGGTGAGCGTACTCGTGAGGGTAACGATCTATACTGGGAAATGATTGAATCAGGCGTGAACAAAGAAGGTGGCGGAGAAGGCTCCAAAGCTGCACTTGTTTATGGTCAGATGAATGAGCCTCCTGGAGCTCGTGCTCGTATCGCGTTATCAGGTCTAACAATTGCGGAACACTTCCGTGATCAGGGCCAAGACGTTCTTTTCTTCGTTGATAACATCTTCCGCTTTACACAAGCTGGTTCAGAAGTGTCAGCGCTTCTAGGTCGTATTCCTTCTGCTGTGGGTTACCAACCTACACTTGGTACTGACATGGGCGGTATGCAGGAACGTATTACATCAACAACAACCGGATCGATTACATCTGTGCAAGCCGTTTACGTGCCTGCGGATGACTTGACTGACCCGGCGCCAGCGTCAACCTTTGCTCACCTTGATGCGACAACAGTGCTCTCGCGTTCAATTGCTGAAAAAGGTATTTACCCAGCTGTGGATCCACTAGACAGTACATCACGTGTTCTAGATCCACGCATCTTGGGTGAAGAGCACTACGCAATTGCTCGTCAAGTTCAAGAAATTCTTCAAAAATACAAATCATTGCAAGACATCATTGCAATTTTGGGTATGGACGAACTTTCTGAAGAAGACAAACTTGTTGTGGCACGTGCTCGTAAGATTGAGCGCTTCCTTTCACAACCGTTTGACGTGGCTGAAGTCTTCACTGGCTCACCAGGTGTTCAGGTTCCGTTGAAAGACACAATCGAAGGCTTTAAAGGTCTTGTAGAAGGTGACTATGATCACCTACCAGAACAAGCTTTCTATCTTGTTGGTTCAATCGACGAAGCTGTTAAAAAGGCTGAGAAACTAGCTGCTGAGGCTGCTTAA
- a CDS encoding F0F1 ATP synthase subunit gamma → MASLKDLRNRISSVKSTQKITKAMQMVAAAKLRRAQEAAEAARPYAERMDDVLSNLGKTYKSAENASPYLIGTGKDDVQLLVVATAERGLCGGFNSNIAKLARLEARRLLKEGKKVKILCVGSKGYDALKNEFADQIIDQVSLKEVKKLGFSDAHSIATKVIGMFDEGSVDVVKLYFSEFGSVISQTPTELQLIPASFDEDEDDDAASDNVANDYEPSEEEILDDLLPRNIATQIFRGLLENAASEQGARMSAMDNATRNAGDMIDRLTQEYNRSRQAQITKELIEIISGAEAL, encoded by the coding sequence ATGGCGAGCCTGAAGGACTTACGAAACAGGATCTCAAGCGTTAAATCTACGCAAAAGATCACAAAGGCTATGCAGATGGTAGCTGCTGCTAAATTGCGCCGTGCGCAAGAAGCAGCAGAAGCCGCACGGCCTTATGCCGAGCGCATGGATGATGTGCTGAGCAATCTTGGAAAGACTTATAAGTCAGCCGAGAATGCCTCTCCTTATCTCATCGGTACAGGTAAAGATGATGTGCAGTTGCTCGTAGTAGCAACAGCAGAACGTGGTCTTTGCGGTGGTTTTAACTCAAATATTGCCAAGTTGGCGCGCCTAGAGGCCCGCCGTCTTTTAAAAGAAGGCAAGAAAGTTAAAATCTTGTGCGTCGGCTCAAAAGGTTATGATGCGTTAAAAAACGAGTTTGCAGATCAAATTATTGATCAGGTTTCACTTAAAGAAGTGAAGAAACTCGGGTTTTCAGACGCTCATTCAATTGCAACAAAAGTTATCGGCATGTTTGATGAAGGTAGCGTTGATGTGGTAAAATTGTACTTCTCTGAGTTTGGCTCAGTTATTAGCCAAACTCCAACAGAGCTTCAGCTAATCCCTGCAAGTTTTGATGAAGATGAAGACGATGATGCAGCATCAGACAATGTTGCAAATGATTATGAACCAAGCGAAGAAGAAATTCTCGATGATCTTTTGCCGCGCAATATTGCAACGCAAATTTTCCGCGGACTTCTAGAAAATGCTGCATCTGAGCAGGGAGCTCGTATGAGCGCCATGGACAATGCAACGCGTAATGCTGGTGACATGATTGATCGGTTAACACAAGAATATAACCGCTCACGTCAAGCTCAGATTACGAAAGAGTTGATTGAAATTATTTCGGGCGCTGAAGCGCTTTAA